In Mucilaginibacter boryungensis, a single window of DNA contains:
- the def gene encoding peptide deformylase, protein MKLPIIAYGDPILRKKATNISPEENPHIKQFAEDMFETMYAARGVGLAAPQVGHSTRLFVIDCSPFADEEPTLKDMKKVFINACIEEETGEEWAFNEGCLSIPDIREDVYRKPVIRISYYDENWKHHEETFKGLAARVIQHEYDHIEGKLFTDKLSPLRRRLIEKKLTEISRGIVDVDYKMKFPAAKKGR, encoded by the coding sequence ATGAAATTACCTATCATAGCATACGGAGACCCGATATTACGCAAAAAGGCTACTAACATATCTCCTGAAGAAAACCCGCATATTAAACAATTTGCCGAGGATATGTTTGAGACCATGTATGCTGCCCGTGGTGTTGGACTGGCTGCCCCGCAGGTTGGGCATTCAACCCGTTTGTTTGTGATAGATTGCTCGCCTTTTGCAGATGAAGAACCAACGCTAAAGGATATGAAAAAGGTATTTATTAATGCCTGTATTGAAGAGGAAACCGGCGAAGAATGGGCCTTTAACGAAGGTTGCCTGAGTATTCCGGATATCAGGGAAGACGTTTATCGTAAGCCGGTTATACGCATATCTTATTACGATGAGAATTGGAAACATCACGAAGAAACCTTTAAAGGATTAGCCGCGCGCGTTATCCAGCACGAATATGACCACATAGAAGGTAAACTGTTTACCGATAAGCTTAGTCCGTTACGCAGGCGTTTGATAGAAAAAAAACTAACCGAAATTTCGCGCGGGATTGTAGATGTGGATTATAAAATGAAATTTCCGGCTGCTAAGAAAGGCCGGTAG
- a CDS encoding metallophosphoesterase: protein MRLLQRLLKEPIIRLTDKYSSRPDPKRINEALSNLYNNILENPGKRGLVIPFDARHQKFIILSDQHKGARDGADDFALAEKNYLAALDHYNKNNFHYINLGDSEELWENMFLTVKKHNKATFECEKQFLARNAFTKIFGNHDLYWDNDPLAPISLMQVYGQNIKIYEGLILETQIKDKPFSIYLTHGHQGDMQSDGNWFSKWFVSTIWGPLQAYLRINPNTPANNDQLKTVHNRLMYEWIEKRENLLLITGHTHQPVFRSLTHLETLYAALDKAKAANDAVLIDKLQHQITGRHLKGDQVLEFKDHSYKPCYFNSGCCCFDDGDITGIEIENGCIRLIKWKYAAHKTPERIVLEECGLEELV, encoded by the coding sequence ATGCGCCTGTTACAACGACTGCTAAAAGAGCCGATCATCAGGCTAACTGATAAATATTCGTCGCGCCCAGATCCTAAAAGGATAAATGAGGCGCTGAGTAATTTATATAACAATATTTTAGAAAACCCGGGTAAACGCGGTTTAGTGATTCCATTTGACGCGCGGCATCAAAAATTTATTATCCTATCCGACCAGCATAAGGGCGCGCGCGATGGGGCCGACGACTTTGCCCTGGCCGAAAAGAACTACCTGGCAGCGCTTGATCACTATAACAAAAACAACTTCCACTATATTAACCTGGGTGATAGCGAAGAACTGTGGGAAAACATGTTTTTAACCGTAAAAAAGCACAATAAAGCCACATTTGAATGCGAAAAGCAGTTTTTAGCCCGGAATGCCTTCACAAAAATATTCGGCAATCACGACTTGTATTGGGATAATGACCCGCTGGCACCCATTAGTTTAATGCAGGTGTATGGTCAAAATATTAAGATATATGAAGGACTAATACTGGAAACCCAAATAAAAGACAAACCCTTTTCTATTTATCTAACGCACGGGCACCAAGGCGATATGCAAAGCGATGGCAATTGGTTTAGCAAATGGTTTGTATCCACTATATGGGGGCCACTGCAGGCTTATTTACGCATTAACCCCAATACGCCCGCCAACAACGACCAGCTGAAAACGGTACATAACCGACTAATGTATGAATGGATTGAAAAACGAGAAAACCTGCTGTTGATAACAGGACATACACACCAGCCGGTATTCAGATCGCTAACCCACCTGGAAACGCTGTATGCCGCATTGGATAAGGCAAAAGCCGCAAATGATGCGGTCCTGATCGATAAATTACAGCACCAGATAACCGGGCGGCATTTAAAAGGAGACCAGGTGCTGGAATTTAAAGACCACAGCTACAAGCCTTGCTACTTTAATAGCGGCTGCTGTTGTTTTGATGATGGCGATATCACAGGTATTGAAATAGAGAATGGTTGCATTCGCTTGATCAAGTGGAAATATGCCGCCCATAAAACACCCGAACGTATAGTATTGGAGGAATGCGGGTTGGAGGAGTTGGTGTAA